A window of Companilactobacillus allii genomic DNA:
AGAGGTAATTTATGACCATTAACGAAACTAAAGAAGAAGAGCAAACAAGAGTTAGTAAAATTGCACAAAAGATCGATAACAAAATTGCACAAACTACTGAGAATCTTGAAAAGGCTCACACTGAAACACATAATATCTACCGTAATTACGGTGAAAATATCAAGGTCAATACTTTTGAAGTAGATGACAAAATGGAAACTAACGCTTCTGTTCAGCAACAAAAGCAATTGGTTACTTTGGCGGTCGAAAACGAAAATATCCTTGAATCTAATAAACAACAACTGGAAAACCTCCAAGGTTCTCCATATTTTGGACGTATCGATGTTGTTGAAGATAATGAAGAGGATACACTTTATATAGGAACTTCTACTTTGCAAGATGATGATGGGGAGTTTCTAATATACGACTGGCGTGCTCCAATTTCCGGTATTTACTATAATGGTATCCTTGGTAAAGTCAGCTACTCTACTCCAAATGGCAAAGCCGAAGTTGACTTGAAGAAAAAGCGTCAATTCCAAATTATTAATAACAAAATAAGAACTATGTTTGATACCAACGAAACCGTCGGTGACGAAATCCTTCAATCTGTCTTGAGTGAATACAGTGATGAATATATGAAGAACATTGTCGCTACCATTCAACATGAACAAAATACTATTATTCGTGACACACACTCAGACGTCTTATTAGTTCAAGGTGTCGCTGGAAGTGGTAAAACATCTGCAATCTTGCAACGTGTTGCCTACTTGCTTTATCACAGCCGTTCGACTTTGGATGCGGACAAGATCGTCCTTTTCTCCCCCAATAGACTCTTTAGTAACTACATATCAGAGGTACTACCAAGTCTTGGTGAAAGAAATATGCGTCAAGTAACACTTAATGAGTTCATATCATTTCGATTGACAGGTATCCAAGTTGAAACTTTGTTTGATCGCTATGAAAAAGATGAACGTAACCTTCCACAAACAACGATAGACATTCGCCTGTTTAAGGAAAGTGCTGACTTCTTAACGACACTGGAACAAACTGAAAAGGAAAATAAGGAACATACATTATATTTTGAGGATATTATCTTTGAAGGTAAGCCATTCTTTACTAAAGAAGAAATCTCAGAGATCTATAACAGACAAAATACAGCTTTCAGTATTCCTGATAGATTCCTCAAAACTAAGAATATTCTGATCAAGCAACTAAAGCGTCGTATTCACAACGATCGTGACGAAGATTGGGTCCAAGCTGAAATTGACAATCTTAATGATGAGGACTTCCAACAAATCATTACTGACAATAATATTGAGGAATCGACCAACCAACGTTCTATCATTGCCGAAGAATTCTTAAAGGAACGCTATGCTCCTATTTACAACGCTTTGATCAATAATTACTTCTTCGATCCTTATAAGGAATACGTCTTCTTACTTACTAATATGAACCAAGACATTGTTTCTAACAAAGTTTGGCAAACAATGATCGAATCAATTGATCAAAATGTCGAAGCTCACAAACTCGGACTCAGCGATGCTATTGCGATCCTTTATCTACGTGACTTCATCACTGACAGCGGCACAAATCACAATATTCAGCATATCTTTATTGATGAAATCCAAGATTATACTATGGCTCAATTAAAATATATTTCACACTCTTTCCCAAATGCTAAAATGACACTACTCGGCGACCGTGCACAGGATGTTTTGACTAGTTCATATCGCAATAAGGACGTTATCGACGCTATTTGTGAATTGTATCAAGGCAAAAAAGTAACGACTATTAATCTGAACCAGAGTTATCGCTCAACTGCCGAAATAACTGACTTTGCCAAGTCACTTCTACCAAACGCTAAAGAAGTTAA
This region includes:
- the helD gene encoding RNA polymerase recycling motor HelD, coding for MTINETKEEEQTRVSKIAQKIDNKIAQTTENLEKAHTETHNIYRNYGENIKVNTFEVDDKMETNASVQQQKQLVTLAVENENILESNKQQLENLQGSPYFGRIDVVEDNEEDTLYIGTSTLQDDDGEFLIYDWRAPISGIYYNGILGKVSYSTPNGKAEVDLKKKRQFQIINNKIRTMFDTNETVGDEILQSVLSEYSDEYMKNIVATIQHEQNTIIRDTHSDVLLVQGVAGSGKTSAILQRVAYLLYHSRSTLDADKIVLFSPNRLFSNYISEVLPSLGERNMRQVTLNEFISFRLTGIQVETLFDRYEKDERNLPQTTIDIRLFKESADFLTTLEQTEKENKEHTLYFEDIIFEGKPFFTKEEISEIYNRQNTAFSIPDRFLKTKNILIKQLKRRIHNDRDEDWVQAEIDNLNDEDFQQIITDNNIEESTNQRSIIAEEFLKERYAPIYNALINNYFFDPYKEYVFLLTNMNQDIVSNKVWQTMIESIDQNVEAHKLGLSDAIAILYLRDFITDSGTNHNIQHIFIDEIQDYTMAQLKYISHSFPNAKMTLLGDRAQDVLTSSYRNKDVIDAICELYQGKKVTTINLNQSYRSTAEITDFAKSLLPNAKEVKSFSRKGEIPSIKVFDDETDYYMGLKQTARELTDKYETVAILTRNQAQAEQVYTHFGDESLVTLVDADFRSVPKGILVMPIYLAKGLEFDAVIGHDISAANYPDSRSRDTLYTICTRAMHNLTLCVEKVPSPLLEHTKITN